A region from the Saccharomonospora azurea NA-128 genome encodes:
- a CDS encoding GNAT family N-acetyltransferase has protein sequence MTFSVEIADPRTEPEPFGWSEFRRERGLPAVWDYTLLALEAWPARNPPLLVVVRLGSRIVAGLSVLVCRARLRPAYAPPPGRRDRAPVPRWAEVSQPWLSGFPGIVVADELDDGARAALLRTVERALARRLGPLLAGVLYRSVDERTARVLRGRARMVRQVDTVSVLPNDFRDADHWMDSLSKARRKSLRRALRTVDQHVTAGRLTVSVGPARDDLCGSEIAALVERHRAEHGISALDSRSALPGSYFHSFVRRTDVHTLTYHDGEGRLVALNTWLDHPHGLVKQHWAALSPADGGLRDLLFDSYLRAVRHVTSRGVPELSAGRSPHEVKRSLGFVARPVYGVAVPRPVLGR, from the coding sequence GTGACCTTCTCGGTCGAGATCGCCGATCCGCGCACCGAGCCGGAACCGTTCGGCTGGAGCGAGTTCCGGCGTGAGCGGGGCCTGCCCGCGGTGTGGGACTACACCCTGCTGGCCCTGGAGGCCTGGCCCGCCCGCAACCCGCCGTTGCTGGTCGTGGTGCGGCTCGGCTCGCGGATCGTGGCCGGGCTGTCCGTGCTGGTCTGCCGTGCGCGACTGCGACCCGCCTACGCGCCGCCACCCGGCCGTCGGGATCGTGCGCCGGTGCCGCGGTGGGCGGAGGTGTCGCAGCCGTGGTTGTCCGGCTTTCCCGGGATCGTCGTCGCCGACGAGCTCGACGACGGCGCCCGAGCCGCACTGCTGCGGACCGTCGAGCGGGCGTTGGCCCGGCGACTCGGCCCGTTGCTGGCCGGGGTGCTGTACCGGTCGGTCGACGAACGGACGGCCCGCGTACTGCGCGGTCGCGCGAGGATGGTGCGTCAGGTCGACACCGTGTCCGTGCTGCCCAACGACTTCCGCGACGCCGACCACTGGATGGACTCGCTGTCCAAGGCCCGGCGCAAGAGCCTGCGGCGAGCACTGCGCACCGTCGACCAGCACGTCACGGCCGGACGCCTGACGGTGTCGGTCGGACCCGCCCGCGACGACCTGTGCGGCAGCGAGATCGCGGCACTCGTCGAGCGGCACCGGGCCGAGCACGGAATCTCCGCTCTCGACAGCCGCAGTGCCCTTCCGGGCTCGTACTTCCACAGCTTCGTCCGCCGCACGGACGTGCACACGTTGACCTATCACGACGGTGAGGGCAGATTGGTGGCGCTCAATACCTGGCTGGACCATCCGCACGGCCTCGTCAAACAGCACTGGGCGGCACTGTCGCCCGCGGACGGCGGCCTCCGGGACCTCCTCTTCGACAGCTACCTCCGAGCGGTGCGGCACGTGACCTCGCGGGGTGTGCCGGAGCTGTCGGCCGGACGCAGCCCCCACGAGGTCAAGCGGTCTCTGGGGTTCGTGGCGCGGCCCGTGTACGGAGTCGCGGTGCCGAGGCCGGTGCTGGGCAGGTGA
- the mmuM gene encoding homocysteine S-methyltransferase, with product MELFGAGAWVNDGGLATELEARGHDLSDALWSARLLLDAPEEIVAAHRAFFDAGAVIATTASYQASFEGFAERGIDRATATRLLRRSVDLARQARDDVSGDGRPRFVAASVGPYGAALADGSEYRGAYGLTVARLRDWHRPRLEVLAEARPDLLAIETVPDVVEAEALVEALAGIGVPAWLSFTVADGRTRAGQPLAEAFAVAAGSPDVAAVGVNCCAPSDVSPALACAKAVTGKPVVVYPNSGEGWDARRRAWTGATQFSPRLAARWVAEGAHVVGGCCRVRPADIAELARRL from the coding sequence GTGGAGCTGTTCGGCGCAGGGGCCTGGGTGAACGACGGCGGGCTCGCGACCGAGCTGGAGGCTCGGGGCCACGACCTGTCGGACGCGTTGTGGTCGGCCCGGCTGCTGCTCGACGCACCCGAGGAGATCGTGGCCGCCCACCGGGCGTTCTTCGACGCCGGTGCCGTGATCGCCACGACCGCGAGCTACCAGGCGTCGTTCGAGGGGTTCGCCGAGCGCGGCATCGACCGAGCCACGGCGACGCGGCTGCTACGCCGCAGTGTGGACCTCGCCCGGCAGGCCAGGGACGACGTGTCCGGCGACGGACGTCCCCGGTTCGTGGCCGCGTCCGTGGGTCCCTACGGCGCTGCCCTCGCCGACGGCTCCGAGTACCGGGGCGCCTACGGGCTCACCGTCGCCCGGCTGCGCGACTGGCACCGACCGCGCCTCGAAGTCCTCGCCGAGGCGCGGCCCGACCTGCTGGCGATCGAGACGGTGCCCGACGTGGTGGAGGCCGAGGCACTCGTCGAGGCGCTCGCCGGAATCGGCGTGCCCGCCTGGTTGTCCTTCACCGTGGCCGACGGCCGCACCCGCGCGGGTCAGCCCCTGGCCGAGGCGTTCGCCGTGGCCGCCGGCTCCCCGGACGTCGCCGCCGTCGGTGTGAACTGCTGCGCGCCGAGCGACGTCTCGCCCGCCCTCGCGTGCGCGAAGGCCGTCACCGGCAAGCCCGTCGTGGTGTACCCGAACAGCGGCGAGGGGTGGGACGCCCGACGACGTGCCTGGACGGGAGCGACGCAGTTCAGCCCGCGACTCGCCGCGCGGTGGGTGGCCGAGGGCGCGCACGTCGTCGGCGGATGCTGCCGGGTGCGCCCCGCCGACATCGCCGAGCTGGCGCGCCGGCTGTGA
- a CDS encoding GNAT family N-acetyltransferase — MTRPDVAVFDPRRDPEPAEWAELRAAAGAHAPWAYDLLACESRHAPCPTLLAMCTVGGRPVAALAASLVRGPLGVRLLEVHNPWLSGLPGWLFADDVDRPTRRHLLRRMERELCRATGPLCAGLLYRYLSAESLPLVSGFGRVVRESVGVAVLENTFSTVDDWVSSLARSRRHSVRGQRRKVERDPDLVVRFGPARDDLDGAELAALVNRHRARLGTPAFDNRGPVAGAYLHELVRRDDVLTLTYHDAQGRLLAFADLLDHPELPIYQHWAALQRDEGGRAHLYFDSYARLLAHVVDSHRKGFSAGRGMLELKSSLGFASRRMWLAAVPRPVAG; from the coding sequence GTGACCCGACCGGACGTCGCCGTTTTCGACCCGAGACGGGACCCCGAGCCCGCCGAGTGGGCGGAGTTGCGCGCCGCCGCGGGAGCGCACGCGCCGTGGGCCTACGACCTGCTCGCGTGCGAGTCGCGGCACGCGCCGTGCCCCACGCTGCTCGCGATGTGCACCGTCGGCGGACGACCGGTCGCGGCCCTGGCCGCCTCCCTGGTGCGGGGCCCGCTCGGGGTGCGGCTGCTGGAAGTGCACAACCCGTGGCTGTCGGGCCTGCCCGGCTGGCTGTTCGCCGACGACGTCGACCGGCCGACGCGCCGGCACCTGCTGCGGAGGATGGAACGGGAACTGTGCCGGGCCACCGGTCCCCTGTGCGCCGGACTGCTCTACCGGTACCTGTCCGCGGAGTCCCTGCCGCTGGTGTCGGGTTTCGGGCGCGTGGTGCGCGAGAGCGTCGGGGTCGCCGTCCTGGAGAACACCTTCTCCACGGTGGACGACTGGGTCTCGTCACTGGCTCGAAGCCGCAGGCACAGCGTTCGCGGGCAGCGCCGCAAGGTCGAGCGCGATCCCGACCTGGTGGTGCGCTTCGGCCCGGCCCGCGACGACCTCGACGGCGCCGAGCTGGCCGCGTTGGTGAACCGGCACCGCGCCCGGTTGGGCACGCCGGCGTTCGACAACCGGGGCCCCGTGGCAGGCGCGTACCTGCACGAACTCGTCCGGCGGGACGACGTGCTGACGTTGACCTACCACGACGCCCAGGGGCGTCTGCTGGCGTTCGCCGACCTGCTCGACCACCCGGAGCTGCCGATCTACCAGCACTGGGCCGCGCTGCAGCGGGACGAGGGCGGACGAGCACACCTGTACTTCGACTCCTACGCCCGCCTGCTCGCGCACGTCGTGGACAGCCACCGCAAGGGGTTCTCGGCGGGGCGGGGGATGCTGGAGTTGAAGTCCTCGCTCGGGTTCGCGTCGCGCCGCATGTGGCTCGCCGCCGTGCCGAGGCCGGTGGCGGGATGA
- a CDS encoding glycosyltransferase family 2 protein: MSASGHPDDTGLTVVVPCYNEVDNLEHSYAEIVSELGEFDLELLYVDDGSTDGSLDVIRRLADSDNRVQYISFTRNFGFEAAFSAGYRYAGKPWILHVDADQQFPAAEAHKLIAAAKAGYDAVFGVRTNRQDPVLRRWGTAAFHFIGRKLLRIELPPGATAFRLVRTELARRIVDLELGTPYFLATVPRLTSRYTTVPVAHRARTRGKSKVGMSFLSSHAVELFVGFSRRLSTAASVACLLAGGAGLVTALAGATGLLSGSALTVTVLLLLTASLTATALVVRSLVVVGAGQPRPRQFYVREASIPVSAADRLLDPSSSLESA; encoded by the coding sequence ATGTCCGCATCCGGACACCCGGACGACACCGGTCTCACCGTCGTTGTCCCGTGTTACAACGAGGTGGACAACCTCGAACACTCCTATGCCGAAATCGTTTCCGAGCTCGGGGAATTCGACCTCGAACTACTCTACGTCGACGACGGAAGCACCGACGGCAGCCTCGACGTGATTCGCCGGCTCGCCGACTCGGACAACCGCGTGCAGTACATTTCCTTCACGCGAAACTTCGGTTTTGAAGCGGCGTTTTCCGCCGGTTACCGGTACGCCGGAAAGCCGTGGATCCTGCACGTCGACGCCGATCAGCAGTTCCCCGCGGCCGAGGCCCACAAGCTCATCGCCGCCGCCAAGGCGGGCTACGACGCCGTGTTCGGCGTCCGGACCAACCGGCAGGACCCCGTGCTGCGTCGCTGGGGCACGGCCGCCTTCCACTTCATCGGCCGCAAGCTGCTGCGGATCGAGCTCCCGCCGGGCGCGACGGCGTTCCGGCTCGTGCGGACCGAGCTGGCCCGCCGCATCGTGGACCTCGAACTGGGCACCCCGTACTTCCTCGCGACCGTTCCCCGGCTGACCAGCCGCTACACGACCGTGCCGGTCGCCCACCGAGCCCGGACCCGCGGGAAGTCGAAGGTGGGCATGAGCTTCCTGTCGTCACACGCCGTCGAGCTGTTCGTGGGGTTCAGCCGTCGGCTGAGTACCGCGGCGTCGGTGGCGTGCCTGCTGGCGGGTGGCGCCGGGCTGGTGACCGCCCTCGCCGGTGCCACCGGTCTCCTCAGCGGCAGCGCGCTGACCGTCACCGTCCTGCTGCTGCTCACCGCGTCGCTCACGGCGACGGCCCTGGTGGTGCGGTCACTCGTCGTCGTCGGAGCCGGGCAACCACGGCCCCGTCAGTTCTACGTGCGGGAGGCGAGCATCCCCGTGTCCGCCGCCGACCGCCTCCTCGATCCCTCCTCCAGCTTGGAATCCGCATGA
- a CDS encoding MarR family winged helix-turn-helix transcriptional regulator, which produces MSGDTGGVDDGTLIAHIRTLMVESSRFVHAFGDSHALHRSDLAALVAIMDAATSGHPLSQGELANELQLSASATTSVLDRLQALGHVERRRDDRDRRRVVLHIRPSAQKLGHELFSPLGAAYARAWAQFDEAERRTIERFLDVTVEATVRTRHQRPRED; this is translated from the coding sequence GTGAGCGGCGACACAGGCGGAGTGGACGACGGCACGCTCATCGCTCACATCCGCACGCTCATGGTCGAATCGAGCCGGTTCGTCCACGCGTTCGGCGACTCGCACGCCCTGCACCGCTCGGACCTGGCGGCCTTGGTGGCGATCATGGACGCGGCCACCAGCGGTCACCCCCTCAGCCAGGGCGAACTCGCGAACGAACTACAGCTCAGCGCGTCGGCCACCACCTCGGTACTCGACCGGCTCCAAGCGCTCGGCCACGTCGAACGCCGCCGGGACGACCGCGACCGCAGGCGGGTCGTCCTCCACATCCGCCCCTCGGCGCAGAAGTTGGGGCACGAACTGTTCAGTCCGCTCGGCGCGGCGTACGCGCGGGCGTGGGCGCAGTTCGACGAGGCCGAGCGGCGCACCATCGAGCGCTTTCTCGACGTGACGGTGGAGGCCACCGTCCGGACTCGGCACCAGCGCCCCCGAGAGGACTGA
- a CDS encoding carbamoyltransferase family protein produces the protein MYVLGISRVHDSAAALVRDGEIIAFAEEERFTRVKHDGRLPAKAIEYCLSEAGITLGDVDHVAYYWTRWAEPIHAAKVFARYFPKTLAVFRNENGDDGGRAAGLLDTFRTGGGKGVDDYHVGGAVLAHMKRSFTLERDVKEALGYTGPTRFTVHLVDHHRAHAGSAYYICPWDEAAVLTLDGIGSDGTSTLLAHGRGNRIHDLRRIKFPHSLGAMYAAVTGYLGFYPTRDEGKVMGLAPFGEDTYVEAFRDLVHLDPDGGFELNLSWFRHHTTGKHQLSKKFTDTFGPPRPRTRVTAENPVPQHYRDIAYALQVTLEEAGLHLARWLQRQTGSRRLAMAGGVALNSVMNGRILLETPFEEFFAQPAAADDGCALGAALEVSVGKHSLPRPRTGFTYTGPEFTEAEMEVALQDAGVEYRRVDDIAKHTAGKIADGLIVGWVQGRMECGPRALGNRSLLADPRDPESKTRMNEKVKHREAFRPFAPSCLVERAGEYFAGDYPSPVMLLVFDVLEHQRERVPAITHVDGTARVQTVSEDDNALYYRLIKHFEELTGVPMVVNTSFNDNDEPIVATPEDAIRCFLKTDVDALALGPFWTQKPHLEAEQA, from the coding sequence ATGTACGTCCTCGGCATCAGCAGGGTGCACGATTCCGCCGCGGCCCTCGTTCGTGATGGCGAGATCATCGCCTTCGCCGAGGAGGAACGGTTCACCCGGGTGAAGCACGACGGCCGCCTGCCCGCGAAGGCGATCGAGTACTGCCTGAGCGAGGCGGGCATCACCCTCGGGGACGTCGACCACGTGGCCTACTACTGGACCCGGTGGGCCGAACCGATCCACGCGGCGAAGGTGTTCGCCCGCTACTTCCCGAAGACCCTCGCGGTGTTCCGCAACGAGAACGGCGACGACGGCGGCAGGGCGGCGGGTCTGCTCGACACGTTCCGGACCGGCGGCGGCAAGGGCGTCGACGACTACCACGTCGGCGGCGCGGTGCTGGCCCACATGAAGCGCTCGTTCACGCTCGAACGCGACGTGAAGGAAGCCCTCGGGTACACGGGTCCGACGCGGTTCACGGTCCACCTCGTCGACCACCACCGAGCCCATGCGGGCAGCGCCTACTACATCTGCCCGTGGGACGAGGCCGCCGTCCTCACCCTCGACGGCATCGGCAGCGACGGCACGAGCACGCTGCTCGCCCATGGCCGCGGCAACCGGATCCACGACCTGCGGCGCATCAAGTTCCCCCACTCCCTCGGCGCGATGTACGCGGCCGTGACCGGCTACCTCGGCTTCTACCCGACGCGCGACGAGGGCAAGGTCATGGGACTCGCGCCGTTCGGCGAGGACACCTACGTGGAGGCGTTCCGCGACCTCGTGCACCTCGACCCCGACGGCGGGTTCGAACTGAACCTCAGCTGGTTCCGCCACCACACCACCGGCAAGCACCAGCTGTCGAAGAAGTTCACCGACACGTTCGGACCTCCGCGTCCGCGCACGCGCGTGACGGCCGAGAACCCGGTGCCGCAGCACTACCGGGACATCGCCTACGCCCTTCAGGTGACGCTGGAGGAGGCGGGCCTGCACCTGGCGCGCTGGCTGCAGCGCCAGACGGGCTCCAGGCGGCTCGCGATGGCGGGTGGCGTGGCGCTGAACAGCGTGATGAACGGGCGCATCCTGCTGGAGACCCCGTTCGAGGAGTTCTTCGCCCAACCGGCCGCCGCCGACGACGGCTGCGCGCTCGGTGCCGCGCTGGAGGTGAGCGTCGGCAAGCACAGCCTTCCCCGCCCCCGCACCGGGTTCACCTACACGGGCCCGGAGTTCACGGAGGCCGAGATGGAAGTCGCACTGCAGGACGCGGGGGTGGAGTACCGGCGGGTCGACGACATCGCGAAGCACACGGCCGGGAAGATCGCCGACGGCCTCATCGTCGGCTGGGTGCAGGGCCGCATGGAGTGCGGCCCGCGCGCGCTGGGCAACCGCTCGCTGCTGGCCGACCCGCGCGACCCCGAGTCGAAGACCCGCATGAACGAGAAGGTGAAGCACCGCGAGGCCTTCCGGCCGTTCGCCCCGTCGTGCCTCGTCGAGCGCGCGGGCGAGTACTTCGCCGGCGACTACCCCTCCCCGGTGATGCTGCTGGTCTTCGACGTCCTCGAACACCAGCGCGAGCGCGTCCCCGCCATCACCCACGTCGACGGCACCGCCCGCGTGCAGACCGTCAGCGAGGACGACAACGCCCTGTACTACCGCCTCATCAAGCACTTCGAGGAGCTCACGGGAGTGCCCATGGTGGTGAACACGTCGTTCAACGACAACGACGAGCCGATCGTGGCGACCCCCGAGGACGCCATCCGGTGTTTTCTCAAGACCGACGTCGACGCGTTGGCGCTCGGTCCGTTCTGGACCCAGAAGCCGCACCTGGAGGCCGAGCAGGCATGA
- a CDS encoding ATP-grasp domain-containing protein, producing MRRTLVVLGGADGSLGVYLRARELGYHTICVDVRPNAPGAAVADEYLQLSVRAPERIDAALGERTDIVGVLCPASDVGLPTQAWLERRWNLPSPLPEAAVAASVDKPVFRAVCERAGVPTYRSATASSIPELLDAARHMRFPALVKPVDSSGSRGVVSCANPGKLASAVAESLEFSFSGRVVVEEHLDGRHLTIEALVVDGEIAFHAVTARTITPPPLFVTTAHEMPVDLPGKAADALPGMLAAVAAELRYRNGPLTFDAVLQRDDELYLIEVGARMGGNGIAEVVRHCHGVDLMAATMSLAVGEVPVLDPHPPVPALVHILASDRAGLLAEIDGLAEVRAMPEVKDLHLFVTEGSFVRPYEQAGYKLGYVVLSAESTSALWSVENAVRGTLKFRLDTGNASPAANDVAVPKP from the coding sequence ATGAGACGAACACTCGTCGTGCTCGGCGGCGCCGACGGCTCCCTCGGCGTCTACCTCCGCGCACGCGAACTCGGCTACCACACGATCTGCGTCGACGTCAGACCCAACGCCCCCGGCGCCGCGGTGGCCGACGAGTACCTGCAGCTGTCGGTCCGTGCCCCCGAACGGATCGACGCCGCACTCGGTGAGCGCACCGACATCGTGGGCGTGCTCTGCCCGGCGAGCGACGTCGGGTTGCCGACCCAGGCGTGGCTGGAACGGCGGTGGAACCTGCCGTCGCCGTTGCCGGAGGCCGCCGTCGCCGCGTCGGTCGACAAACCCGTCTTCCGCGCCGTGTGCGAGCGGGCGGGCGTGCCGACCTACCGCAGCGCCACGGCCTCCTCGATCCCCGAGCTGCTGGACGCGGCACGGCACATGCGCTTCCCCGCGCTCGTGAAACCGGTGGACTCCTCCGGCAGCCGCGGGGTCGTCTCGTGCGCCAACCCGGGCAAGCTCGCCTCGGCCGTGGCGGAGTCGCTGGAGTTCTCGTTCTCCGGCCGCGTCGTCGTGGAGGAGCACCTCGACGGCAGGCACCTCACGATCGAGGCACTCGTCGTGGACGGCGAGATCGCCTTCCACGCGGTCACGGCACGCACCATCACCCCGCCCCCGCTGTTCGTCACGACGGCCCACGAGATGCCGGTCGACCTGCCCGGCAAGGCCGCCGACGCGCTGCCCGGCATGCTCGCCGCCGTCGCGGCGGAGCTGCGCTACCGCAACGGCCCGCTCACGTTCGACGCCGTGCTCCAGCGGGACGACGAGCTGTACCTCATCGAGGTCGGCGCGCGCATGGGCGGCAACGGCATCGCCGAGGTGGTGCGGCACTGCCACGGCGTGGACCTCATGGCCGCCACCATGTCGCTGGCCGTGGGCGAGGTTCCCGTCCTCGACCCGCACCCTCCCGTGCCCGCACTCGTGCACATCCTCGCCTCCGACCGTGCGGGGCTGCTCGCCGAGATCGACGGACTCGCCGAGGTCCGCGCGATGCCCGAGGTGAAGGACCTGCACCTGTTCGTGACGGAGGGCTCGTTCGTCCGCCCGTACGAGCAGGCCGGGTACAAACTCGGCTACGTCGTTCTCTCGGCGGAGTCGACGAGTGCACTGTGGTCGGTCGAGAACGCCGTGCGCGGCACGCTCAAGTTCCGGCTCGACACCGGGAACGCGAGCCCCGCGGCGAACGACGTGGCGGTACCCAAGCCTTGA